Below is a genomic region from Epinephelus moara isolate mb chromosome 9, YSFRI_EMoa_1.0, whole genome shotgun sequence.
ACTAACTTTACATGTAAAATAGCCTGgttccaaagacatgcaggcaaTGTCCACCATCACGGATGGCTAATTcactaacaacaacaaacgaGGAACCTTTCGTAAAGCTCAGTCAAAATCAGGAGCCATTTCGTAATTAAAAACGCCAGCGGCATGCACTTtgcgccaaaaaaaaaaggcaaaaaaatgccTGTAATCTTATTCATAACATAACTCCACGTTTGTCTATGCAAATTCACTCGACACTGGAATTGAGAAGCTCACAATATCCACAATCTGCAAGAAAAAGCAAAAACTGCATCAAGCCATGCTCTAACTCTATTATAAGTCATCAGAATGATCACATGAACTATCTGTAATCTACAACCCTGTTCTAACAATCTGCATGTTCTGTAACATCCCATCAAACGtaggagattttaaaaaaaaaaaaaaaaaaagtaaaaaaaaatgctattcACTCTTTTTCACTCCATCATAACTGTTCACTTTGACATCTCTGCTTCTACTCAACACTGCACTGACCGCGCTGCACTGGTGCTCGCTTCTCCTTTGACTGAACTTAATGTGCACAACTGAAGTGACATTTCATCCACTATGGGAGCGGTGTTGTGacatcaaaagaaaaacaaaaaggttttgCACCTGAAATGTACAGCAATGACGGTGGTTCCTCATACAGACCACCACGATATGACAATGCCAGTGCCGCCCCGACGGAGCAAACTGTAGCCACATGCAGCATACAGTTGCAAGCATGTTTGTCTCCCTAAAGCTGCAGGGGACAGTAAGATGCCTGAACAGAGCCCTAAAGGGACCATGATTGAGCCAAAATGAAGCCTTAAATGGTCAAAGGCTGGTTTGCCAAACTATACCACCTCTGTGGAGTCCGTCTAGAGGCCAGTGAGGTCCACTATTGCCTTGATGAAGATGGTGTCGTCACGGATGTACGAGTTCTTGGCATCAAGCTTGGATAGCGGGCAGAAGAGCGGACACCCGCTGGCGATATTCATCTCACTCACAGGTCGCTGGAAGGAAGAGGAAGTGACATCGGGTCTAAAGGCGTCAATGATGTGCTCCCTGTTGCTCTGGTCCAGCAGCATCAGAGTCACCTGGAACAGATGAATTTATGAGTGATGTTTACATGTTTCATGCATTTGTATGGAAGTCCTGAGAGGCAATCCATTTTGTAAGTCTGATCTATTTTTTCTCTCCCGTGTGACTATGACTTAAGAAAAGGTGAAAAAATGGTTTTGCCAAgaccatctttcttttttttttttttttttttaaactgtgaaaCAGGTGGGAAAAAGTTTTGCCAGAATCTTTTCTTCATTTGTAAAAACtagtgaaaaacaaagtttttgcaggtgaatattttattttttattttatttttttcaggatcatttttcagtgtttgttgttgtaatacTCATTTCAGCCACAAGAGGCTGAAGTGCACCATTACCCCATATTCTAAATACCACTAAAAGCATcaatgttttcttgttttaatttctCCATGCACTATTAACATAAGGTACACATAATGTTTACAACCAAGTTATGTGACATAACTGTCATGTCTTTCTTCGggacagaaatgtattttaatctGTGCTCATCTGCTGTTATGAAGGGGCTCCAATATAACTAAATAagtatttaaaaattaaaaagtatgcATACTTTTGCCCATTGTTCTTAATTGTCATTTTCAGGCATTGTTACACTAAAAGTTCTTTGTTGTCATGTGCTAAACCGTTACAGAGAGGTAATCGCTGGCAATGAAAGTCTTAGATCTCAGGATCCCTCCAACAATGctcattaaatatatataaagagAAAATAGAGCAAGTAAAAATTGAGAATCTAGATGTTAAATAGCGCAGCAGTTAAAATTCAAGTTAAACTATAGAGATAAAATGTAAcctatataaaataatatatatatttgtcgtaattgcaaaataaataaactgtaatgtAAACAATGTAGTAAATGCATATGTGCAATGACAACTAATAAATATCTATATACAAGTTGTAAACAGGTTgcataacaataagcaaaagTATATAAAGGTGAAGGGATGGTTACTTTTGTGGTGgtcttttgtttgtctttgttttgttgtttgtctctattgTATCGATGCTTAAAAGCCTAAACAGGGACAAGGTCTAAAAATTTGCTAAAGCTATAAGTCCTGTATACATTGCATTAGTTTCATGTTATTTAAATGTGATAACATCTATATACATTGTCCctattgaatgaatgaatgaataaaaatgaccTACAGTTTCTGACATGATGAATCACTTAATTAAATCTAAAACTGGACTGTTTTGACATGTTGCACATATATTCTTCAAAACAATTAAGTAAACACTAAAATCACACATAAGATCTTAATGAaggaattattcaagttgaaaatcttcactgatgtacactgtataatttgttgagaacaaaatgacgaAACAACAGttagtggaaaccaaaatcatcaacccactgagggctggattcaaaatcgcACTGAAAAACAAAGTAAGAAATTGAAATCAGAGTCTGATCCAAATTGGTTGAATTTTATCTCAGCAAATAACTAACagcataatgtgactcagtattGTGTACGGCCCCCGCATGCCTGTATGCACCCCTGACAACATCTgtgcatgctcctgatgagttggCGGATGGTTTTCAGGGGGATCttctcccagacctggatcagggcatcagtgagctcctggacagtctgtggcggtACTTGGCAGCATCAGATACAGCGATACATCACATCCCATAGATGCTCAATtagatttaggtcaggggaatgagagggccagtcaatggcatcaatgccttcgtcatccaggaactTCCTACACACTCAGGCCACATGAAGCCAGGCACTGTCCTGCACctggaggaacccagggcccactgcaccagtgtAAGGTCTGACTATCGCTCTGTGGATTTCATCCCAGTGCCTAACAGCAGTCATGGTAACAATGGCTATGACATACTGGCAGCATAACATTCACCACagcatctccagactctttcacacctgtcacgTGCTCAGTATGAATCTGCTTTCACATGTGAAGAAAACGGGGCGCCAATGGCGGACCTGccagttctggtgttctctggcgaaTGCCAATCGAGCTGAACAGTGcagggctgtgagcacaggtcccactagaagATGTCAGGCCCTCAtaccaccctcatggagtctgtttctgacagtttggtcagaaacatgcacaccagttgCCTGCTGGAAGTCATTTTGTAGACACTCTGGCAgtgttcctcctgttcctcctcacacaaaggagcagatacaggtcctgctgctgggttgatgcccctctacggccctgtccagctctttAACAGCAGTCTCCTTGTGTCTCCTGTATgttcttgagactgtgctgggagagaCAGCAAACCTTCTTATGACCGCGTGTACGGATGTGCCATCCTGTgagagctggactacctgtgcaacctgactcAGCTGCAGGTAACACTTCACGCTACCAAGGCCAGGGGCTGCTGACAGGTAGAGAACAAAGGGTGAACATACACATTATCGAGTACTTCATCTTGTGATTCCTGGCCCTGCACAGCACAGCTTCCCTCTGCTGGAACCTGGAGAAACACACCAGGTATGTACAGGGGGATTTTCTTTGTCCGTACTTGAAGGTAGGGCTCGGGTGGGCTCTCTCCAGTTCAGGTGGTGTAGGAAAGACATCATCACCTGCATCAACACCTCCTTCATGAACTTAAAAGGGTCCTTACTGTATTCACTGCCTTCAGGAATGTTCAGTTTATGGAGATTGGTTCTCTGCAATTGATTTTCGAGGTCATCAAGCCGGTTCACAAATGTGTCCTCTCCCTACATGTCACAACCGGTAGCCCCTCTACACATTGTTTGGATTAATATATatgaatgtaataaaaaaataaaaaaggaaaaccacAATTTGACTGTTTggcaaaataactaaataaccTCCTCTCTCTGTAGGTGTTTTACCTTCTGGTTGAAAGGCCATTTGAGCAGAGCGTCATTCAGTCCCCTCATCACCACAAAAAACAAGGACAAGTGGCTGCCACGCCCCGTCCCATCTCCATTCAGATAGATCCGCAGACACATCTTGTAGCCGTACTTACTGGTATAAAAGGCTGAAAAGAAGAAATGGGAATTTAGTTGTAGTCATCTGCAGATAATGAGGCTTCTGTCTAATTGGGTTACCTTGGTTTCTAGTAACCAGGACCAGAGCCACAACCCCAGACCTCTTATCTGTAGTAAAGGACAATGTTACCTGGTGAAAACATGGCAGGGGCTCGACCTGCGATGGCGTCCTGTCTCTTTTTGGCGAAATCAGAGATCCTCCAGACAAAAACACCATCAAAGGTTGTGGCAGACATTTCCCTTAGCCGGCCTTCCATCTCAGCAACTGTTAGGTCCTTCAGCCCCACTGTTCTCTCCAGCTGTCGCAcctagaaaaaaaacacacacactgtgccttAACAGGGTCACAAATACTTCTTTAAATCCAGTCAATATTTGCCACAAAACTGAGAAAGTTTAAAGGCTTTTAGCAGTCATCACATGCATGTCATATACTGTTATTTCCATAACAAGTTGGGCTACTCAGGAAGGTCAGCACTGCATGTGTATTGTACTATACATGTTGTAGAACAGTTTTATGCATGGGcgagattatgagacaatgggtccctgggcacagatatgcaaaaggccccaccacctctcctacagtACACAGCAGCAGGACACACAGACTTCGTGgtggttttgtatctctttgtagtcgttacACATCTTTGTGTGGTTTTGTAtctctggtcattttgtgtttccttgtggttgttttgtgtctttttgacaTAACTTGGTGTCTTTTATacatagttgttttgtgtctctttgtaatcattCTGTATCTCCTTTTGGttgctttgtctctctttgtattcattttatgtttctgtggTTGCTTTGCTCGTTTTTGTAGAtatctttgcagttcctttgcatctagTGGtggtctttctgtgtctctttgtgttcaaGGTGGAAATATCAGGCCATTACGCCTCCTCGCCGTCCTATATACTGTATAAGGTACGATTGCGAAACcagggggacagagttgtcttgcctctgAGCCAGGAACAGGAGTGGTTACAGTACCGAAATGATTTTTGCataaatgggacagccagcaggacaggTTCATGGGCAgatgatgtgttatgtgtgcaatcCACCATGGGAGATTTAAATAGTAGCTGTTTGCAGTTAGCAGCTaccacaaagaagaagaacagccaACAAAGTATGCaaaatgggaaaacaatgaggtttGGGGGCTCCTTaacctccaagcagaggacgacatcagccgccatataacagggacattaaatgattgttattgccatattatgccattgttattatttaaaaataactagggatgtcccgatccgatattcggattGGTATCGGCcaccgatattagcaaaaaacgtgcatcggcatcagatcggactgcatggaaaaatgcagatccagaactccgatccaggttttccgcccagcccagcgctccacgattcaagcagtccattccagtgatccgctccagcacttactatcaatccaccaggccagcatgcagacacacaggaaacagcagcaccaggcaggcactgacactacaaaaataactgaaaaggaaaggctgcattgtttgttaaatgtcaacaatgtcttgtggcgttaatctattttttatttattagggggccaaagcacacgtgtgtggagtcttgctgctattttattttcaatgttagacattttaaagatttcttgtgttgatttattttctatttattaaggggccaaagcagccaaagcaaaccagctatattttttatttaatgttaatgttcaagtttaaagtttgtttatttaaccctgttaacaataaacaggtcagtttggtggatcattctaactaacctgattaagttgttcttgttagagtaatatcgcttgatcaaaccttttctaacatgactgacaacaaaataagtgaatatgtataatattggtatcggtatcggccaaaactcaaggctgtaatatcgatatcggatcggaagtgaaaaagctggatcgggacatccctagaaATAACTATTGCTTTAACTACTAGAAATAAttattgctgctgttgtgttacatgtcacgcctgtcacacctcttttgagTCTGCGATGCAGTGATGCAGTCTAGAATTACACATgggagcagcatgatgctgcGGTCGATtggttttgtgtaaaaatgcaaaggagacATAAAAAACGGACTTTGTAGCCGCTCTGCAgcacaatctctgtgtaaaaagggctactgagTCTCCTCCTGGTCGGTACGTGTTCAtttgactgacatttttcatgggcctgtgcccagtaggtcaattcagtaatccatccatggttaAATGGGAAAGACACATATGgcagtttaaatgtttttgtctgtatgtcCACAGGTTTTCAGTGCAGGAGAAATATCTGTATATCAATGGAAAGAGGAGAGTTTTAGATTTCCAGGAATATTAGAAGCATTTTGCTGAGCCAGATCTAAACTACAGTATAATAATGTCAAATCATCTAACATACTAATAGTgcaacacacaaagaaaaaaattaaagtatgCCGAATTAATAATTAGCAGTTTCTGTTTGCAGTGTGCTTACTGATGTACAGACAACTATCACTGGATTAAATTGTGACGCCTCTCAGGTTCTGGAGTTATAAggagtgttttttaaatgactatAAGCAGATATATGGACATTTATTCACAATGCACATCAGAGATAATTATTTCTTCTGGAGGTGTAAGTCGCACTGAATCTAAAAATATGTgcatcatgtctgtgtgtccagACTTGACTTAGTCAGATTCAGAGTTCAGAGAGATTCAGAGTCTGATTTTTGACACACAAACAACTAGGCACAGTTTCAGTCCTACCTTGTTACTCAGAGCCTCGATCTTGTCCTGGTCCAGTTTGTGCTGACGGTTGCTGGCCTCCATGGTGGTGGCAAACCTCTCCACCTCTCTGTTCAGGACACACACCACATTTTCAAACGTGCCCGATTTGACTTCGAGCTCCGTACACCTGCGACCCAGCTCCACCACCTTGGTCTTCTCGCTGTGGAGCTGGAGCTCCAGCGCAGCGCCCACCGAGCTGGGCAGAGGAGTGAAGGAGGTAGACACAGACAGGGTGGGAGCCAGagtgggaggtggaggaagaggagctgaAGCGGGTGGACCAGGGGGACCGGAgctggaggatgaggaggaggcagcGGCGGCGGCAGCTCCCTGCACGGGAGGCCCAGAGGAGGTGGTGCTAAGCTGGGAGACTCTGGCCTCGAGCTCCCTGAGGGACTGTTGGAGTTCCAACAGTTTGTGTCCGGCTACTTCCAGTCCCTGGGGCTGCAGGCCCTCCATGCTCACTTTCATGCCCATAATGTAATGCAGCAGCAGATTGAGGTGCTCGTAGGCATAGGCGCGCTCGTGGTCATGAATCTTTTCCTTTTCCACCTACAAAAAGGGAGCAACACgaggaaaatgaaataaaaacaataaagacatGCAGTCTGATCAGCTGTATAAGGGACTGTATGTAAATTATTTGGGTAAGAAGGGGGAAAAatcttatattttattttattaaaataacaagACTTTCCCACGCATTATTAATAGTTTCTGTGGACCCTACTCtggacctaaaaaaaaaagtaatacatGTCTCAAAATGATATGTTTTGGGAAAATGGCAGATCAGCTAACGCCTGATATGTCTGAGATCAGACCTCTGGCTGTCAGAAAGTTATATGACAAATATATATGACAAATCAATTATATGAAGCCTGCATTGCATGGGTGAGTGAGTTAGAGACATTTGTTTCTGACCGCTTCCAAAgcgctcagcatttaaatattgaaatgagAGCCATCTTTGTATTTGATCTTTGAAAATGTTTCTGACAATAAAT
It encodes:
- the LOC126395821 gene encoding TNF receptor-associated factor 2-like — its product is MATQEPSPPSSMESNKPGFPKKILGNKLEDKHLCNCCHNILRRPFQAQCGHRFCSYCFNRTVSNGPQKCSACIKEDIFEDPTSILKQGCAFPDNAVRREVESLSAVCINENCTWKGSIKEYELNHEGKCEFMIIPCPSCKERIRFNEQERHNERECPERTLNCKYCKEPFHFKNIKAHDEICPKYPMICEGCAKKKIPREKYVDHIKFCSKFRTPCRFHVVGCDMSVEKEKIHDHERAYAYEHLNLLLHYIMGMKVSMEGLQPQGLEVAGHKLLELQQSLRELEARVSQLSTTSSGPPVQGAAAAAASSSSSSSGPPGPPASAPLPPPPTLAPTLSVSTSFTPLPSSVGAALELQLHSEKTKVVELGRRCTELEVKSGTFENVVCVLNREVERFATTMEASNRQHKLDQDKIEALSNKVRQLERTVGLKDLTVAEMEGRLREMSATTFDGVFVWRISDFAKKRQDAIAGRAPAMFSPAFYTSKYGYKMCLRIYLNGDGTGRGSHLSLFFVVMRGLNDALLKWPFNQKVTLMLLDQSNREHIIDAFRPDVTSSSFQRPVSEMNIASGCPLFCPLSKLDAKNSYIRDDTIFIKAIVDLTGL